TGGTTGTAGATTCTGGATTGTATAAGAAGGTTAACGTTGGGTCACTCGCCCCATGAAGCCAACTGATTTAAGAAGCCGAGTATCACGCAGAAGTAAGGTGTTCCACTTCGGATTCTGAAGAACCGCGTAgaatttgttatattttaagGTTTGTCCTCTACTGTTTACAGATAATGAAAATTTAGATTATTGGTTTATAAGACCATGAGAATCCCAATTAACTGTTTAGGTTCTTCAGAATCCTAACTGGAACATCTTCCTTCTGGTTGGTGAAACTAAATGCAAAGGCAAAATTACCATTGTTATAGAGgctccttctcttcttctccaatATCAGACAGCAGAGAATTGGAGTTTGTGGCATAAGATTTCAATCTCATGGAGATCTCTTCTAATATGACCTCAATATCACCATACTTTGGGTGGGAGTTATCTCCAACGAAGAATTCATGAGCTTCACCATCAATCTCAATAACACTACAGCCAGGCTGTTTCCTTACACCATTGACCTTCATAGCTTGGCGCACATTATCAACCATTTCCCATTTCTTTGAATCAGCGTATATATTTGATAACAGAACATACGCCCCGTGATTCTTGCCCtccaattcaattatttttcttgAGGCAAGTTCACCCAATTCCATATTTTTGTACATTTTACAAGCATTGAGCAAAGCACCCCAAGCACCAGTATGGGGCTTCAATGGCatttcattgatgatattcaAAGCTTCATCTAAGCGCCCAGCTCGACCATACAAATCAACAATGCATCCATAATGCTCAACTAGAGGCTCAATCCCATAATCTTTTCTCATGGAGACCAAATACTTGCGGCCATCCTCAACCAATCCAAGCACGCAACAAGCCCTTAAAATCGAAAGGAAAGTGATCTCACTGGGCAAAACCCCCTCATTTTGCATAAGGGAAAATAGTTCAAGGCACTTATCACCAGCTCCATTCCTTGCTAGCCCATTCATGGCACTACTCCATGTGTAGACATTCTTTTCCTTCATTCCCCAAAACACTTGCATTGCTTCATTCATGTCCCCACATTTTGCGTACATATCAATAAGTGCAGTTCCTAATGTCACCGTCACTGGAATCTTATTTTTCTGAACATACGCATGGGCCCATCTCCCATGTTCCAAAGCGCCTAACTGGCTACAGgcagataaaactgaaaccattgTCACTTCACTAACCTTGACACCCTCTAATTGCATGAAATGGAACAAACGTAATGCATCCCTTGATTGCCCACATTGTGCGTACCCAGAAATCACTGCATTCCATGCAATAGGGTCCCTCCGAGGCATTGAATCGAACAGTTTTCTCGCAAAACCAACATCACCACATTTAGCGCACGCACTCACCATCGCTGTTTGACAGACCAAATCTGGGTTAGGAATTGATTCAAACACCTGGTGACACGAACCTAAAAAACCTAATTCAGAGTACACAAAGATCAATCCACTTTGAACATGTGGGTCGAATTCAAACCCATATTTTATGAGAGAGCCATGGACTGCGGGACCAATCCTCCATGCCAAAAGCTGCGCAGAGGCTCGAACGAGGAAATTAAAAGTGTAGTTATCAGGTGAAATACGATTACCACAATGGA
The Manihot esculenta cultivar AM560-2 chromosome 1, M.esculenta_v8, whole genome shotgun sequence genome window above contains:
- the LOC122724709 gene encoding putative pentatricopeptide repeat-containing protein At5g40405; the encoded protein is MHHVVLCTEPTIIAKPWLKRMKKTKTRWPADIVASGGLSTNHAMVSACAKCGDVGFARKLFDSMPRRDPIAWNAVISGYAQCGQSRDALRLFHFMQLEGVKVSEVTMVSVLSACSQLGALEHGRWAHAYVQKNKIPVTVTLGTALIDMYAKCGDMNEAMQVFWGMKEKNVYTWSSAMNGLARNGAGDKCLELFSLMQNEGVLPSEITFLSILRACCVLGLVEDGRKYLVSMRKDYGIEPLVEHYGCIVDLYGRAGRLDEALNIINEMPLKPHTGAWGALLNACKMYKNMELGELASRKIIELEGKNHGAYVLLSNIYADSKKWEMVDNVRQAMKVNGVRKQPGCSVIEIDGEAHEFFVGDNSHPKYGDIEVILEEISMRLKSYATNSNSLLSDIGEEEKEPL